One genomic region from Harpia harpyja isolate bHarHar1 chromosome 1, bHarHar1 primary haplotype, whole genome shotgun sequence encodes:
- the NQO2 gene encoding ribosyldihydronicotinamide dehydrogenase [quinone] isoform X1 yields MAGRKVLIVYAHQEPKSLNGSLKRVAVEELSKQGCSVTVSDLYAMQFEPRATRNDIVGCLHNPEEFNYGVETWEAYKRGDLSNDLIEEQKKVQEADLMIFQFPLYWFSMPAIMKGWMDRVLVQGFAHEFPNCYDSGLLKNKLALFSFTTGGSKEMYAKGGISGDIRYLLWPIQHGIMHFCGVKVLAPHICFAPEYVSEEKRKEMLIAWAQRLKTLWKEEPINCSPEWYFK; encoded by the exons ATGGCAG GGAGAAAAGTCCTGATAGTCTATGCACATCAAGAGCCCAAGTCCTTGAACGGATCTTTGAAGAGGGTTGCTGTGGAAGAACTGAGCAAGCAGGGCTGCAGTGTAACAGTGTCTGATTTATATGCAATGCAGTTCGAGCCAAGAGCAACAAGAAATGACATTGTTG GTTGCTTGCACAACCCAGAAGAGTTCAATTATGGTGTGGAGACATGGGAAGCTTACAAGAGAGGAGATTTGTCCAACGATCTAATTGAAGAGCAAAAGAAGGTGCAGGAAGCAGACTTAATGATTTTTCAg TTTCCCTTGTATTGGTTCAGCATGCCAGCAATCATGAAGGGCTGGATGGACAGAGTCTTGGTCCAAGGATTTGCTCACGAATTTCCAAACTGTTATGATTCGGGTTTGCTCAAG AACAAATTAGCCCTGTTTTCTTTCACCACTGGAGGAAGCAAAGAGATGTATGCAAAAGGAGGTATCAGTGGTGATATTCGCTACCTCCTGTGGCCCATCCAG CATGGAATCATGCACTTTTGTGGCGTCAAAGTCCTTGCACCTCACATCTGCTTTGCTCCGGAGTATGTGTctgaggagaagaggaaggagatgcTGATTGCCTGGGCCCAGCGTCTGAAGACTCTTTGGAAGGAAGAACCCATAAACTGCTCTCCTGAGTGGTATTTCAAGTAA
- the NQO2 gene encoding ribosyldihydronicotinamide dehydrogenase [quinone] isoform X2: MAGRKVLIVYAHQEPKSLNGSLKRVAVEELSKQGCSVTVSDLYAMQFEPRATRNDIVGCLHNPEEFNYGVETWEAYKRGDLSNDLIEEQKKFPLYWFSMPAIMKGWMDRVLVQGFAHEFPNCYDSGLLKNKLALFSFTTGGSKEMYAKGGISGDIRYLLWPIQHGIMHFCGVKVLAPHICFAPEYVSEEKRKEMLIAWAQRLKTLWKEEPINCSPEWYFK, from the exons ATGGCAG GGAGAAAAGTCCTGATAGTCTATGCACATCAAGAGCCCAAGTCCTTGAACGGATCTTTGAAGAGGGTTGCTGTGGAAGAACTGAGCAAGCAGGGCTGCAGTGTAACAGTGTCTGATTTATATGCAATGCAGTTCGAGCCAAGAGCAACAAGAAATGACATTGTTG GTTGCTTGCACAACCCAGAAGAGTTCAATTATGGTGTGGAGACATGGGAAGCTTACAAGAGAGGAGATTTGTCCAACGATCTAATTGAAGAGCAAAAGAAG TTTCCCTTGTATTGGTTCAGCATGCCAGCAATCATGAAGGGCTGGATGGACAGAGTCTTGGTCCAAGGATTTGCTCACGAATTTCCAAACTGTTATGATTCGGGTTTGCTCAAG AACAAATTAGCCCTGTTTTCTTTCACCACTGGAGGAAGCAAAGAGATGTATGCAAAAGGAGGTATCAGTGGTGATATTCGCTACCTCCTGTGGCCCATCCAG CATGGAATCATGCACTTTTGTGGCGTCAAAGTCCTTGCACCTCACATCTGCTTTGCTCCGGAGTATGTGTctgaggagaagaggaaggagatgcTGATTGCCTGGGCCCAGCGTCTGAAGACTCTTTGGAAGGAAGAACCCATAAACTGCTCTCCTGAGTGGTATTTCAAGTAA